Proteins co-encoded in one Acinetobacter lwoffii genomic window:
- a CDS encoding AraC family transcriptional regulator: MKTIAPRQDQGIPGVYGLLLLDVISRWGYNNESLFQPFSLTSEQLADPDFRIPTPVANELVKYALKLTGEPTLGYHLGTQMRISIHGFIGYAIMTANNITDALVLANRFIQLRLPFLQLFFSTFGAKATVQLQTDIQLEPLRTEISIALMIGLISMAKAITGVTDATGEIDFDFKKPEGFERFMAKFPTHQFRFEQPHLILSFDKSYLMNKLVHADPIASQIAINQCETELSALGERHRIAMRVRDILTHAEQHYLSIESVADRLHMSDRTLKRQLAAEGTSFSTLVDEVRYRHATSLLSRTDFTLEQIADELGYSDVANFSRAFKRWSGRSPSNWRKDPYL, translated from the coding sequence ATGAAAACAATTGCTCCACGCCAAGACCAAGGAATTCCAGGTGTTTACGGTCTCCTGCTTCTCGATGTCATTTCCCGCTGGGGTTATAACAATGAATCGCTTTTCCAACCTTTTAGCCTGACCAGTGAACAGTTGGCAGATCCTGATTTTCGTATTCCAACCCCTGTCGCCAACGAACTGGTCAAATATGCCCTGAAACTGACCGGAGAGCCGACCTTGGGTTATCATCTCGGCACACAGATGCGGATCTCGATTCATGGCTTTATTGGCTATGCGATTATGACGGCGAATAATATTACCGATGCGCTGGTACTGGCGAATCGATTTATTCAACTTCGTTTACCCTTCCTGCAACTGTTTTTCTCGACTTTTGGTGCTAAAGCCACGGTACAGCTGCAAACCGATATTCAGCTTGAACCGCTGCGCACCGAAATTTCCATTGCCTTGATGATTGGTCTGATCAGTATGGCCAAAGCCATTACAGGCGTTACCGATGCCACGGGAGAAATCGACTTCGATTTTAAGAAGCCGGAAGGTTTTGAACGCTTTATGGCGAAGTTTCCAACGCATCAGTTCCGTTTTGAACAACCGCATTTAATTCTGAGCTTTGATAAAAGTTACCTGATGAATAAGCTGGTGCACGCCGATCCGATTGCCAGCCAGATTGCGATTAACCAGTGTGAAACGGAACTTTCTGCCTTGGGCGAACGGCATCGGATTGCGATGCGCGTCCGAGATATCTTGACCCATGCCGAGCAGCATTATCTGAGTATTGAAAGTGTGGCAGATCGCTTACACATGTCTGACCGCACCTTAAAACGTCAACTCGCCGCCGAAGGCACCTCCTTTTCTACCCTAGTCGATGAAGTTCGTTACCGGCATGCCACCTCATTATTGTCCCGGACAGATTTCACTCTGGAACAGATTGCCGATGAACTGGGTTATAGTGATGTCGCCAATTTTAGCCGGGCGTTTAAACGCTGGAGTGGCCGCAGCCCGAGCAACTGGCGCAAAGATCCTTATTTATAA
- a CDS encoding ABC transporter ATP-binding protein: MFRWLERLVDPYPTKNLNQPLPTKFFPFVWRAAYGVRRYLLILVLCTAGAASFEAFLYSKIGELVNWLSKSQPDTFLEQHASNLTLLSIVLLANIFFASAQSLIKHQILYSNFPMRLRWRFHNLLMKQSLDFFHNDFAGRLSAKVMQTALAVREFWVILGDMLAYVLIYFITINIVLGAISPLLIIPLMVWLALFICAACYFIPRLSKISNAQADARAVMTGRITDAYTNIQTVKLFAHAGRESQYAKTSMQEFMVTVYKQMRLGAQYEISILLLSVVLYGGVLGTAIWLWMEGQAELGIIAATTAMVLKLNSIAEFMMWQTSALFENVGTIQDGMKTLGRKIAIEDKPGAKELQLNHGEIKFENVSFAYNDKNVIDQFNLTIRPGEKIGIVGRSGAGKSTLIQLLLHFYHINQGRILIDGQDIDDVTQDSLRKNIALVTQDTSLLHRTVAENIKYGRPDATDEEMFEAVRKAKAEEFIPNLTDLRGKKGYEAYVGERGVKLSGGQRQRIAIARVFLKDAPILILDEATSALDSEVEAAIQNSLDDLMQGKTVIAIAHRLSTIAQMDRLIVLDQGRIAEQGTHDELVALNGIYAQLWQRQTGGMLIQQQVKASKDHE; the protein is encoded by the coding sequence ATGTTTCGATGGCTTGAAAGACTGGTTGACCCCTATCCCACCAAAAATCTGAACCAACCTTTACCGACCAAGTTTTTTCCATTTGTCTGGCGGGCAGCCTATGGAGTCCGCCGTTATTTGCTGATTCTGGTACTGTGTACTGCCGGTGCTGCCAGCTTCGAAGCTTTTCTGTATTCAAAAATTGGTGAGCTGGTGAACTGGCTCAGTAAAAGCCAGCCCGATACTTTTCTGGAACAGCATGCTAGCAATTTAACCTTACTGAGTATTGTTCTTCTGGCCAATATTTTTTTCGCTAGCGCCCAATCCCTAATTAAGCATCAGATTTTGTATAGCAATTTCCCGATGCGTTTACGCTGGCGCTTTCATAATCTGCTCATGAAACAAAGCCTGGATTTTTTCCACAATGATTTTGCCGGACGATTATCGGCCAAAGTTATGCAAACCGCTCTGGCAGTACGCGAATTCTGGGTCATTCTGGGTGACATGCTGGCTTATGTGCTGATTTATTTCATCACCATCAATATTGTTTTGGGTGCAATTTCACCCTTGCTGATCATTCCATTGATGGTCTGGCTAGCCTTGTTTATCTGTGCAGCGTGTTATTTCATTCCACGTTTGAGCAAAATTTCCAATGCTCAGGCGGATGCCCGTGCCGTCATGACCGGGCGTATCACGGATGCCTATACCAATATTCAGACTGTCAAGCTGTTTGCTCATGCCGGTCGTGAAAGCCAGTATGCCAAGACCTCTATGCAGGAATTTATGGTAACGGTATATAAACAGATGCGTCTGGGTGCCCAATACGAAATCAGTATTTTACTGCTGAGTGTAGTGTTATATGGCGGCGTACTGGGTACTGCGATCTGGTTGTGGATGGAAGGTCAGGCCGAGCTGGGCATTATTGCTGCAACTACAGCAATGGTACTGAAACTGAACAGTATTGCCGAATTTATGATGTGGCAGACCTCTGCCCTGTTTGAAAATGTCGGTACCATTCAGGATGGTATGAAAACTTTAGGCCGCAAAATTGCCATTGAAGATAAACCGGGTGCCAAAGAGCTACAGCTCAATCACGGTGAAATTAAATTCGAAAATGTCAGCTTTGCCTATAATGATAAAAACGTGATTGATCAGTTTAATCTGACCATTCGCCCAGGTGAAAAAATTGGTATTGTCGGCCGTTCAGGTGCAGGGAAATCTACCCTGATTCAACTGTTGCTGCATTTTTATCATATTAACCAGGGTCGTATCTTGATTGATGGTCAGGATATTGACGATGTGACTCAGGACAGTTTGCGCAAGAATATTGCATTAGTGACTCAAGATACTTCACTGCTACATCGCACTGTCGCGGAAAACATTAAATATGGTCGTCCAGATGCGACTGATGAAGAAATGTTTGAAGCTGTGCGTAAAGCCAAAGCAGAAGAATTTATTCCTAATCTGACGGATTTGCGTGGCAAAAAAGGCTATGAAGCCTATGTCGGTGAACGTGGCGTGAAACTTTCCGGCGGACAGCGTCAGCGAATTGCAATTGCACGTGTATTCCTGAAAGATGCGCCGATTCTGATTCTGGATGAAGCGACCAGTGCGCTGGATTCTGAAGTCGAAGCAGCAATTCAAAACAGTCTGGACGACTTGATGCAAGGTAAAACCGTGATTGCAATTGCGCATCGCCTGTCTACCATTGCCCAGATGGATCGTCTGATTGTACTGGATCAAGGTCGAATCGCCGAGCAAGGCACGCATGATGAACTGGTGGCATTAAATGGCATCTATGCCCAACTTTGGCAGCGTCAAACTGGTGGCATGCTGATTCAGCAACAGGTCAAAGCATCAAAAGATCATGAATAA
- a CDS encoding ISNCY family transposase gives MLITMSDKEIQRLAVLQDVRDHRITQVRAAEILNLSTRQITRLLQKLNQDGVSGMAHASRGQPGHRRHDVLLKSECLSIISEHLLGFGPTLAHEKLSSMFGLHIPVETVRRWMTANDLWIPRSKRLKRPYQPRYNRDCFGELIQIDGSYHDWFEGRASKCCLLVYIDDATGKLLHLRFCEAETTFDYMLSTRAYIEQYGKPLAFYSDKHSVFRVNQKSSQDSQITQFGRILNELNIDIIFANSPQAKGRVERANRTLQDRLIKEMRLEGICSIAEANAWLPCFIEHFNQKFAKCARDSKNLHRPLTESHLELDDIFTWQELRKVTKNLTLTYDKCIYLLEPTELNHKLVGQYISFLEYPDGTVALMHEGRKLNYSIFNKLAGLQQNEIVENKRLGTVLAHIQQQHEELEKQNKRSRLKKSMPSCKAQKAVIEQRKLNPVLDSCG, from the coding sequence ATGCTGATCACTATGTCCGATAAAGAAATTCAACGTCTTGCAGTTCTGCAAGACGTTAGAGATCATCGTATTACCCAGGTCCGTGCTGCTGAAATCCTGAATCTTTCCACCCGTCAAATTACCCGGTTATTGCAGAAGCTCAATCAAGATGGTGTCTCAGGTATGGCACATGCCAGTCGTGGTCAACCGGGTCATCGTCGCCATGACGTCCTGTTAAAATCAGAATGTCTTTCCATTATTTCTGAACATTTACTTGGCTTTGGTCCTACATTGGCTCATGAGAAGCTCAGCAGCATGTTTGGCCTGCATATCCCGGTAGAAACGGTTCGTCGCTGGATGACTGCAAATGACCTCTGGATTCCTCGATCCAAGCGCCTGAAACGTCCATATCAGCCTCGATACAACCGTGATTGCTTCGGTGAGCTGATCCAGATCGATGGCTCATATCATGACTGGTTTGAAGGTCGAGCTTCCAAATGCTGCTTGCTAGTTTATATCGATGACGCCACTGGAAAGCTGTTGCATCTGCGCTTTTGTGAGGCTGAAACGACCTTTGATTATATGCTTTCAACCCGAGCCTACATTGAGCAATACGGCAAGCCTTTAGCGTTTTATAGCGATAAACACTCGGTATTCCGAGTGAATCAGAAATCGAGCCAAGATAGCCAGATCACGCAATTTGGGCGGATTCTGAATGAGTTAAATATTGATATTATCTTCGCCAACTCACCCCAGGCCAAAGGCCGTGTGGAACGTGCCAATAGAACACTCCAGGATCGCCTGATCAAGGAAATGCGCCTAGAAGGTATCTGTTCAATTGCCGAGGCAAATGCCTGGCTGCCCTGCTTTATTGAGCATTTCAATCAGAAGTTTGCCAAGTGTGCGCGAGACTCAAAGAATTTACATCGGCCATTAACCGAATCTCATCTTGAACTGGATGATATTTTTACCTGGCAGGAACTGCGTAAGGTCACCAAGAATCTGACCCTGACCTATGACAAATGTATTTATCTGCTTGAACCGACAGAGCTGAATCATAAGCTTGTTGGGCAATATATTTCATTTCTGGAGTACCCGGATGGGACTGTGGCCCTCATGCACGAGGGACGAAAGCTCAACTACAGCATTTTCAATAAATTAGCTGGGCTACAGCAGAATGAGATCGTTGAGAATAAACGGTTAGGTACAGTTCTGGCACATATTCAGCAACAGCATGAAGAGTTGGAAAAACAGAATAAACGTTCCCGTCTCAAGAAAAGTATGCCGAGTTGTAAAGCTCAGAAAGCTGTTATTGAACAAAGAAAGTTAAATCCTGTGCTTGACTCTTGTGGTTAA
- the gcvH gene encoding glycine cleavage system protein GcvH, with translation MNHPAELKYASTHEWVRIEGDLVVTGISDHAQDALGDLVYVEAPDLDSHITAGEQAGVVESVKTASDIHAPVSGVVVEINPDLEDDPDFINDDPYGKGWIYKIKPDNMADVEKLLSNTEYEAGL, from the coding sequence ATGAATCATCCTGCAGAATTAAAGTACGCAAGTACACATGAATGGGTCCGCATTGAGGGTGATCTTGTTGTGACCGGTATTTCCGACCATGCACAGGATGCGTTAGGCGATTTGGTCTATGTCGAAGCACCAGATCTTGATTCACATATCACTGCGGGCGAACAAGCTGGCGTGGTTGAATCAGTAAAAACAGCTTCTGATATTCATGCGCCGGTGTCTGGTGTGGTAGTTGAAATCAATCCTGATCTTGAAGATGATCCTGATTTCATTAATGACGACCCATATGGCAAAGGCTGGATTTATAAAATCAAGCCAGACAATATGGCCGATGTCGAAAAGCTGCTTTCCAATACAGAATATGAAGCTGGCCTCTAA
- a CDS encoding mechanosensitive ion channel family protein, translated as MEQFNFIRNIQEWANQYPWLEMLSSLSIVILLAILANLFAKQIVVRGIRQLISRMPFANNQIFAEHSVIRRIANIVPAVVIMNGITTVPHLSDKVESFVQMGAQAFIFLTIALALGELLNIFNLVYQRNPKSRNKPIKGYLQLVKLIIFIVCGLMILGTFLKKDVFTLLAGFGAMAAVLMLVFQNTILSLVASVQISSYDMVRIGDWIEMPSLNADGDVIDMSLHTITVQNFDKTVTTIPTNKLVTDTFKNWRGMQEASARRIKRSIHIDQSSVHFMSAEEQNKLKNFILLDQYLNTKSEELEQFNLQLSHHSQYNQRRLTNLGTFRAYVEFYLQQHSGISKNHSLMVRQLQPTSEGLPLEIYAFTNTTAWVEYENIQSDIMDHLLAIIPEFGLKVYQAPSGLDLKEAFTQPSSIIT; from the coding sequence TTGTGATTTTACTGGCGATTCTTGCCAATCTATTTGCCAAACAGATTGTGGTACGCGGAATACGTCAACTGATTTCCAGAATGCCTTTTGCCAATAATCAGATTTTTGCTGAGCATAGCGTGATTCGCCGGATTGCCAATATTGTTCCGGCAGTGGTGATCATGAACGGGATTACCACGGTACCGCATTTATCTGACAAGGTTGAGTCCTTTGTGCAAATGGGGGCACAGGCTTTTATCTTCCTGACGATTGCCCTGGCTCTTGGTGAATTACTGAATATTTTTAACCTGGTCTATCAGCGTAATCCCAAGTCACGTAACAAACCGATTAAAGGTTATTTGCAGCTGGTCAAACTGATTATCTTTATTGTCTGTGGCCTGATGATTCTCGGCACTTTCCTGAAAAAGGATGTCTTTACCTTGCTGGCTGGCTTCGGTGCCATGGCCGCGGTGTTGATGCTGGTCTTTCAAAATACCATTTTGTCACTGGTGGCGTCAGTGCAGATTTCATCTTATGACATGGTGCGTATTGGCGACTGGATCGAAATGCCCTCGCTGAATGCGGACGGCGATGTCATTGATATGTCATTACATACCATTACGGTACAGAACTTTGATAAAACGGTGACCACCATTCCGACCAATAAACTGGTGACGGATACCTTTAAAAACTGGCGTGGTATGCAGGAAGCCAGTGCGCGCCGGATCAAACGCTCGATTCATATTGATCAAAGCAGCGTGCATTTTATGTCGGCTGAAGAACAGAACAAGCTGAAAAATTTTATTCTGCTCGATCAGTACCTGAATACCAAATCAGAAGAGCTGGAACAATTTAACCTGCAACTGAGTCATCATTCGCAATATAACCAGCGTCGTCTCACCAATCTGGGAACTTTCCGTGCCTATGTAGAGTTTTATCTGCAACAACATTCGGGCATTAGTAAAAATCATTCCCTGATGGTGCGCCAATTGCAGCCAACCAGTGAGGGTTTACCATTAGAGATTTATGCCTTTACTAATACCACCGCCTGGGTGGAGTATGAAAATATCCAGTCGGATATCATGGATCATCTGCTGGCGATTATTCCGGAATTTGGATTAAAGGTCTATCAAGCGCCTTCAGGTCTTGATTTAAAGGAAGCATTTACTCAACCGTCTTCTATTATTACTTAA
- a CDS encoding MFS transporter, whose translation MNAIAALLWTKSFILCLANNLFLFIFYFAQTTILPIYILKELGGNLTQAGLAMTLFMVSAIAVRPFSGLIIEKFGVRRTLIISEVFFSLFSLTYLLADQVTILFIIRFLHGIWFSILTTVCVPVVNQFIPEQRKGEGMGYFVMSVNLGIVLGPLIGLSLMEYWSYFQVSMLLIVLVFIGFAFCFLIPVKEPEKIIKNTNKKTSLELTDFVEKKVLPVAVLAMLISFSYASIMSFIAPFAASKDLMAYAGLFFVVFAISMMSLRPITGKIYDRKGPQYVIYPALLAFSSGLFLLSQIQSLWGFMLAAVMVGVGFGSVQPCIQTLAIQCAPKHRIGYATSTFYTFYDLGIAIGSLLIGAIIAAYSYQFAFMLCGILTLSSIVYFKLVVQRKTV comes from the coding sequence ATGAACGCCATTGCAGCGCTATTATGGACCAAGTCATTTATCCTTTGTCTGGCCAACAATCTGTTTTTATTTATTTTCTATTTTGCACAAACTACAATTTTGCCGATTTATATCTTAAAAGAATTAGGCGGCAACCTGACCCAGGCGGGGCTGGCCATGACCTTGTTTATGGTGTCTGCCATTGCTGTGCGACCTTTTAGCGGTTTAATTATCGAAAAATTTGGGGTACGTAGAACCCTGATTATTTCTGAAGTGTTCTTTAGCCTGTTTTCACTTACTTATCTGTTGGCAGATCAAGTCACGATTCTGTTTATCATCCGTTTCTTACATGGCATCTGGTTCAGTATCTTGACCACAGTTTGCGTGCCTGTTGTGAACCAGTTTATTCCGGAGCAGCGTAAAGGTGAAGGCATGGGCTATTTTGTCATGTCGGTTAATCTGGGGATTGTCTTAGGTCCGTTAATAGGTCTAAGCCTGATGGAATACTGGTCTTATTTTCAGGTCAGTATGCTATTGATCGTCTTGGTTTTTATCGGATTTGCCTTCTGTTTTTTGATTCCGGTCAAAGAACCTGAAAAAATCATCAAAAATACTAATAAGAAAACCTCGCTTGAGCTGACAGATTTTGTGGAAAAGAAAGTGCTGCCTGTCGCAGTATTGGCCATGCTGATTTCTTTTTCTTATGCGAGCATCATGTCTTTTATCGCACCCTTCGCAGCCAGCAAGGATTTAATGGCCTATGCAGGTTTATTCTTTGTGGTTTTTGCGATTTCCATGATGAGCTTACGGCCGATCACCGGAAAGATTTATGATCGTAAAGGCCCGCAATATGTGATTTATCCGGCATTGCTGGCTTTTAGTTCGGGTTTATTTTTACTGAGCCAGATTCAGAGCTTATGGGGATTTATGCTGGCTGCAGTCATGGTTGGTGTGGGCTTTGGTAGTGTGCAGCCGTGTATTCAAACTTTGGCGATTCAATGTGCGCCCAAGCATCGAATTGGCTATGCAACTTCAACTTTTTATACGTTTTATGACCTGGGTATTGCCATCGGTTCACTACTGATTGGTGCCATCATTGCAGCTTACAGTTATCAGTTTGCTTTTATGCTATGCGGTATTTTAACCTTAAGCAGTATTGTTTATTTTAAGCTGGTGGTGCAACGTAAAACCGTCTAG
- a CDS encoding PilT/PilU family type 4a pilus ATPase: MFTAELLDEAKKFMHHMLTKVVEYGGSDLFITADFPPSIKHQGLMKPFGQQELTAEKTKLFAYSLMNDKQRKEFETELECNFAITVPGVSRFRVNVFVQQLNVGMVIRTITAEIPNFQKLKLPESLKHVIMEKRGLVLVVGGTGSGKSTSLAAMIDYRNENSAGHIITVEDPVEYVHKHKKSMITHREVGVDCHSWHNALKNTLRQAPDVILIGEIRDTETMEHAIAFAETGHLCLGTLHSNNANQTLDRIINFFPEERRNQLLMDLSSNMKAIISQRLIRTQDGKGRRAAIEIMLNTPLISDLILKGEFHELKAIMAKSRELGMQTFDQALFDLYNQGEISYEEALRNADSTNELRLQIKLKSNRQDTTVATEATQFTMMQEPKAEEKQAENTSVSE; the protein is encoded by the coding sequence ATGTTCACGGCAGAATTGTTGGACGAAGCAAAAAAATTCATGCATCACATGCTGACCAAGGTGGTGGAATATGGCGGTTCAGATTTATTTATTACGGCTGATTTTCCACCGAGTATTAAACATCAAGGCTTAATGAAACCTTTTGGACAGCAGGAACTCACAGCTGAAAAAACCAAGCTGTTTGCCTACAGTCTGATGAATGATAAACAGCGTAAAGAATTTGAAACTGAACTTGAGTGCAATTTTGCCATCACCGTGCCAGGTGTTTCCCGTTTTCGGGTCAATGTGTTTGTACAACAACTTAATGTCGGTATGGTAATTCGTACCATTACTGCAGAAATTCCAAATTTCCAGAAGCTGAAATTACCGGAATCTCTGAAACATGTGATTATGGAAAAACGTGGACTGGTATTGGTAGTCGGAGGAACAGGTTCCGGTAAATCAACTTCACTCGCAGCCATGATTGACTATCGAAATGAAAATTCAGCCGGGCATATCATTACCGTAGAAGATCCGGTTGAATATGTGCACAAGCATAAAAAATCCATGATTACTCATCGTGAAGTCGGAGTGGACTGCCATTCCTGGCATAATGCGCTGAAAAATACCTTGCGTCAGGCTCCGGATGTAATTCTGATCGGGGAAATTCGCGATACTGAAACTATGGAACATGCGATTGCTTTTGCGGAAACTGGCCATTTGTGTTTGGGAACTCTGCATTCCAATAATGCCAACCAGACTTTGGATCGGATTATCAACTTCTTCCCTGAAGAACGCCGGAATCAGTTATTGATGGATTTGTCTTCAAATATGAAGGCAATTATTTCACAGCGTCTGATTCGGACTCAAGATGGTAAAGGCCGTCGGGCAGCGATTGAAATCATGCTGAATACGCCTTTGATTTCCGACCTGATCCTGAAAGGCGAGTTTCATGAGCTGAAAGCCATTATGGCTAAATCCCGTGAACTGGGCATGCAGACCTTTGACCAGGCCTTATTTGACCTGTATAACCAGGGTGAAATTTCTTATGAAGAAGCCTTGCGCAATGCCGATTCGACCAATGAACTGCGCTTACAAATCAAGCTGAAAAGTAACCGACAGGACACTACCGTAGCCACAGAGGCAACCCAATTCACCATGATGCAAGAGCCAAAAGCGGAAGAGAAACAAGCAGAGAATACTTCGGTGTCAGAATAA